In Persephonella sp. IF05-L8, the following are encoded in one genomic region:
- a CDS encoding RsmD family RNA methyltransferase codes for MRDLRPTSSKVRQALFNILYDVSGERFLDLFAGTGEIGTTALKKGAEFVYFVEKNRKRAEDIKKKALKFSKNFKVVPVDALKFLKTYKDQPFDIIFADPPYNYKEYDKLIDMALEKLADGGVFILEHRSDKHFSADEERKYGDTVLSFWRK; via the coding sequence ATGAGAGATTTAAGACCTACATCTTCAAAAGTAAGACAGGCACTTTTCAATATTCTGTATGACGTTTCTGGAGAAAGATTTTTAGACCTGTTTGCAGGGACAGGGGAGATAGGTACAACAGCTTTAAAAAAAGGTGCAGAGTTTGTTTATTTTGTTGAAAAAAACAGAAAAAGGGCAGAAGATATAAAGAAAAAGGCTTTAAAATTCTCTAAAAATTTTAAAGTGGTGCCTGTGGATGCCTTGAAATTCCTGAAAACATACAAAGACCAGCCATTTGATATTATATTTGCCGACCCACCTTATAACTACAAAGAATATGATAAATTAATAGATATGGCACTTGAAAAACTGGCTGATGGTGGGGTTTTTATTCTTGAACACAGAAGTGATAAACACTTTAGTGCAGATGAAGAGAGAAAATATGGGGATACAGTTCTGTCTTTCTGGAGAAAGTAA
- the coaD gene encoding pantetheine-phosphate adenylyltransferase, which yields MITKICVYPGTFDPVHYGHLDIVKRALNIFEYVVVAIATNPKKNPLFSVEERVEMFRKSVEDFGKDRVIIEPFDGLLVNFMKKYDTKIIVRGVRLFTDFEYELQIAMTNYNLDQVETLFLMPSQELIHISSSIVKDVAAHHGDVSKMVHPYVEKKLEEKFL from the coding sequence ATGATAACAAAGATATGTGTATATCCAGGGACTTTTGACCCTGTTCATTATGGACATCTGGATATAGTAAAAAGAGCTTTGAATATATTTGAGTATGTTGTGGTGGCTATAGCTACAAATCCAAAGAAAAATCCCCTTTTTTCAGTTGAAGAAAGGGTGGAAATGTTCAGAAAATCTGTTGAGGACTTTGGTAAGGACAGAGTAATTATTGAGCCTTTTGATGGGTTGCTGGTCAACTTTATGAAAAAGTATGATACGAAGATAATAGTCAGGGGAGTTCGCCTGTTTACTGATTTTGAGTATGAGCTCCAGATTGCAATGACAAACTATAATTTAGACCAGGTGGAAACTTTATTCCTTATGCCTTCTCAGGAGCTTATTCATATAAGTTCATCAATTGTAAAGGATGTGGCAGCCCACCACGGAGATGTGTCAAAAATGGTTCATCCTTATGTAGAGAAAAAATTAGAGGAGAAATTCCTGTGA
- the holA gene encoding DNA polymerase III subunit delta produces the protein MAEKSIVQLIKNFDLRELQPVVLVYGSEDFLKKQLVDKLKEKADVHIFWGDETTYSQVKEVFVSSSLFSDGNIAVIFNFDAFLSKISKDEQKQLIDLVKNFSLPDRLFLISNKEKLPAKEPYKTIKSVADIVVSQKLTPKAFAISIKKKLEREGKEIDDETLKYLVSKLKNDLWYAKQEIEKLLLYASDKKQITKEDIDAAINPKIEENVFVFLDKFFAKDKDAVRIFRQLIETTHHPFEIQSLLLGQINRLLLFRTYIEKGKPVETAFSLMNVKHPAMKGSIQKQASKTTTKELIQLIKDLYQLEKDQKINYLDINSSLEEFILKRVLQ, from the coding sequence ATGGCAGAAAAAAGTATTGTCCAGCTTATTAAAAATTTTGACCTTAGAGAGCTACAGCCTGTTGTCCTTGTTTATGGGAGTGAGGATTTTTTAAAAAAACAGCTTGTTGATAAACTAAAAGAAAAAGCTGATGTCCATATTTTCTGGGGAGATGAGACTACATATTCACAGGTAAAAGAGGTCTTTGTCAGTTCCTCTCTGTTTTCAGATGGGAATATAGCTGTAATTTTTAATTTTGATGCATTTCTGTCTAAAATCTCAAAAGATGAGCAAAAACAGTTAATAGATTTAGTTAAAAATTTTTCTTTGCCTGATAGACTTTTTCTTATTTCAAATAAGGAAAAACTCCCTGCAAAAGAGCCTTATAAAACCATTAAATCTGTTGCAGATATAGTTGTGTCCCAGAAATTAACCCCTAAAGCTTTTGCAATTTCAATAAAAAAGAAACTGGAAAGGGAAGGCAAAGAGATAGACGACGAGACATTAAAATATCTGGTATCAAAGCTAAAAAATGACCTGTGGTATGCAAAACAGGAGATAGAGAAACTCCTGCTCTATGCTTCCGATAAAAAGCAAATCACAAAAGAGGATATTGACGCAGCTATAAATCCAAAGATAGAAGAAAATGTTTTTGTTTTTCTAGATAAATTTTTTGCAAAGGATAAAGATGCAGTAAGAATATTCAGGCAGCTTATAGAAACAACCCACCATCCTTTTGAGATACAGTCATTACTGCTTGGACAGATAAACAGACTGCTGTTATTCAGAACTTACATAGAAAAAGGAAAACCTGTTGAAACAGCATTTTCCCTTATGAATGTAAAACATCCAGCTATGAAAGGGAGTATTCAAAAACAGGCTTCCAAAACAACAACCAAAGAGTTAATCCAGCTAATAAAAGACCTTTACCAGCTGGAAAAAGACCAGAAAATAAACTATTTGGACATAAATAGCTCCCTTGAGGAATTTATATTAAAAAGAGTTCTGCAATGA
- the ruvB gene encoding Holliday junction branch migration DNA helicase RuvB, which yields MNNETSFELSLRPKRLNEYIGQEKIKQQIAVFIEAAKKKDGILDHVLISGPAGLGKTTLAQVIANELGKNIVFTSGPILEKKGDLAGILSSLEEGDILFIDEIHRLNPSVEEALYPAIEDFKLDIMIGKGNSSRSIRIDLSRFTLIGATTRTGMLTSPLISRFGIILNMEYYDNNSLAQIIKRSADILSIKITDEGAFEIAKRSRGTPRIVNRLLKRVHDYAIVHGKEIIDKEVADKALTFLGINEFGLDETDIKYLSALIEKFGGRPVGLTTISSAISESKNTIEEVIEPYLLREGYIQKTPKGRIPTEKAIKIVNK from the coding sequence ATGAACAATGAAACATCCTTTGAACTTAGCTTGAGACCTAAAAGGCTTAACGAGTATATAGGACAGGAAAAGATAAAACAGCAGATAGCTGTTTTTATAGAAGCAGCAAAGAAAAAAGATGGTATTTTAGACCATGTGCTAATTTCAGGTCCAGCAGGTCTTGGTAAAACTACACTGGCACAGGTTATAGCAAATGAGCTTGGGAAAAATATTGTTTTTACATCAGGACCTATCCTTGAGAAAAAGGGAGATTTAGCCGGAATTTTATCCTCACTGGAAGAAGGGGATATTCTGTTTATAGATGAAATCCACAGGCTAAATCCTTCTGTTGAGGAGGCTTTATATCCGGCAATAGAGGATTTTAAGCTGGATATTATGATAGGGAAGGGAAACTCTTCACGGAGTATCAGAATAGACCTGAGCAGATTTACCCTTATTGGAGCTACAACACGGACAGGAATGCTAACATCTCCCTTGATTTCCAGATTTGGGATAATTCTTAATATGGAATATTACGATAACAACTCCCTTGCACAGATAATAAAACGCTCTGCAGATATTCTTTCTATAAAAATCACCGATGAAGGGGCTTTTGAAATAGCGAAACGTTCCAGAGGAACTCCAAGAATAGTAAATAGACTGCTTAAAAGGGTTCATGATTATGCTATAGTCCACGGTAAAGAGATAATTGATAAAGAAGTTGCAGATAAAGCTCTTACCTTTTTGGGAATAAATGAGTTTGGTCTGGATGAAACAGATATAAAGTATCTATCGGCTCTGATTGAAAAGTTTGGCGGCAGACCTGTAGGCCTTACAACTATATCATCGGCAATCTCAGAAAGCAAAAACACCATAGAAGAGGTAATAGAGCCATATCTCCTTAGGGAAGGCTATATCCAGAAAACTCCGAAAGGCAGAATTCCCACTGAAAAGGCAATCAAAATAGTAAATAAGTAA
- a CDS encoding ubiquinone/menaquinone biosynthesis methyltransferase: MRVKRIKIRKTFDAIADRYILANHILSFGQDICWRKKMCEKVSEHLKTNNLVLDIATGTGENFKYCPSKFKTKIGLDPARNMLLKARERFLDVTFVEGMAEELPFKNNLADLILVSFGVRNFENRQKAFREFNRVLKKDGIVAILEFFPMENGTLLNKAAAFYIYKILPYFGGLITGNFDAYKYLSISIQNFVSPEIMKMELEQNNLKVVEKEKIFPDVYIFVAKKE; the protein is encoded by the coding sequence ATGAGAGTAAAAAGAATTAAAATCCGTAAAACATTTGACGCCATAGCTGACAGATATATTCTGGCCAACCATATTCTAAGCTTTGGTCAGGATATATGCTGGAGAAAAAAAATGTGTGAAAAAGTATCTGAACATCTTAAAACAAACAATCTTGTACTGGACATAGCTACAGGAACAGGTGAGAATTTTAAGTATTGTCCTTCTAAATTTAAGACAAAAATTGGTCTTGACCCTGCCAGGAATATGCTTTTAAAAGCCAGAGAGAGATTTTTAGATGTAACTTTTGTAGAAGGGATGGCAGAAGAACTTCCTTTTAAAAATAATCTTGCTGACCTTATTTTAGTTTCTTTTGGGGTAAGGAATTTTGAAAACAGACAGAAAGCATTTCGGGAGTTTAACAGAGTTCTAAAAAAAGATGGAATTGTTGCAATACTTGAGTTTTTCCCTATGGAAAATGGAACTTTATTAAACAAAGCTGCTGCCTTTTATATATATAAAATCTTACCCTACTTTGGAGGACTTATAACAGGTAATTTTGATGCATACAAATATCTATCAATATCAATACAAAACTTTGTATCGCCAGAAATTATGAAAATGGAACTGGAACAGAATAATCTAAAGGTTGTAGAAAAGGAAAAGATTTTCCCTGATGTTTATATATTTGTGGCAAAAAAGGAATAA
- a CDS encoding tetratricopeptide repeat protein translates to MILRIFVILLTISTVTFGITKEEIDKQLQEAWQMYEKGKYVSMEKISKKVVQSSKKINYPKGIAEGYYYIGIAYFMRGKVDKALEYANLAVDYSQKYNNYRWKAYSHTLVGEILRYLGKYDKALYHFKISLQLAEDNKNQKMLPAAYANLGNIYFDKREYNKAIEYYLKGLEIGKKINIRPSYIALNSYNTGIAHFRLKNWNKAVKYLQEAYKIYIKLGDKKSAVSSAYFIAKSYYLAGDYWKARQVIEENTSLAKQVLQYRKFKKLLNKINRKLKENEAV, encoded by the coding sequence ATGATTTTAAGAATTTTCGTGATTTTACTTACAATTTCAACTGTTACTTTTGGTATTACAAAGGAAGAGATAGACAAACAGCTTCAAGAAGCATGGCAGATGTATGAAAAAGGAAAATATGTTTCCATGGAGAAAATTTCTAAAAAAGTGGTTCAGAGCTCAAAAAAGATTAATTATCCCAAAGGTATTGCTGAAGGCTATTATTATATTGGAATAGCTTATTTTATGCGGGGAAAAGTTGATAAAGCTCTTGAATATGCAAATCTGGCTGTTGATTATTCCCAGAAATATAACAACTACAGATGGAAAGCTTATTCCCATACCTTAGTAGGAGAAATCCTCAGATATCTGGGGAAGTACGATAAAGCTTTGTATCACTTTAAGATATCCCTTCAGCTTGCTGAGGATAACAAAAATCAAAAAATGCTGCCGGCAGCTTATGCAAATTTAGGAAATATTTATTTTGATAAAAGGGAATATAACAAAGCAATAGAGTATTACCTGAAAGGGCTTGAAATAGGGAAAAAGATAAATATCAGGCCATCATATATTGCCCTTAATTCTTATAATACAGGAATTGCACATTTTAGACTTAAAAACTGGAACAAAGCAGTTAAATATTTACAGGAAGCTTACAAGATTTATATCAAGCTTGGAGATAAAAAATCTGCTGTTTCTTCGGCTTATTTTATTGCAAAGAGCTATTATCTGGCAGGGGATTATTGGAAAGCAAGACAGGTGATAGAGGAAAATACTTCCCTTGCAAAACAGGTGCTTCAATACAGAAAATTCAAGAAACTCCTGAATAAAATCAACAGGAAATTAAAAGAAAATGAAGCTGTTTGA
- the sfsA gene encoding DNA/RNA nuclease SfsA codes for MKLFDLKSLGKLEKAKFVERPNRFVGICNINGDIKRCHIADTGRLKEILTKDRELLVVKNPSGMKTDYKVVAAKMEDGWILLNTSFHSKIGRKAIEKGVLGFVPKKVKSEVKFGSSRLDYLIDDKVFVELKGSNLLIDGKCLFPDAPTSRGKRHVEGLIEAVEKGYKAIILFMLLRKCKCFEPNSRLDPDFADVFYKALEKGVEFVAFQVEIDNEFNINLKENIPLCKR; via the coding sequence ATGAAGCTGTTTGACCTGAAAAGTCTGGGAAAGCTGGAAAAAGCAAAATTTGTAGAAAGACCTAATAGATTTGTTGGTATATGCAATATTAACGGTGATATCAAAAGATGTCATATAGCTGACACAGGTAGATTAAAGGAAATCCTTACAAAAGATAGAGAACTCCTTGTGGTTAAAAATCCTTCAGGAATGAAAACAGACTATAAGGTGGTGGCAGCAAAAATGGAAGATGGCTGGATTTTGCTGAATACATCTTTCCATTCAAAAATCGGTAGAAAAGCCATAGAAAAAGGAGTTCTGGGATTTGTCCCTAAAAAAGTAAAATCAGAAGTAAAGTTTGGCAGTAGCCGTCTTGATTATCTGATAGATGATAAGGTGTTTGTTGAACTGAAAGGCAGTAATCTGCTTATTGATGGAAAATGTCTGTTTCCTGATGCCCCTACTTCAAGGGGAAAAAGGCATGTTGAGGGATTGATAGAGGCTGTAGAGAAAGGATATAAAGCAATTATTCTGTTTATGCTTCTTAGAAAATGTAAATGTTTTGAACCAAATAGCAGATTAGACCCTGACTTTGCTGATGTTTTTTATAAAGCACTTGAAAAAGGTGTGGAATTCGTAGCTTTTCAGGTAGAAATAGACAATGAATTTAATATCAATTTAAAGGAAAATATCCCCCTCTGTAAGAGGTAA
- a CDS encoding trimeric intracellular cation channel family protein yields MNMIGLIAFAVMGSFKALREGLDLFGITVLGVLTALGGGITRDLLVNKIPNALTSYSDFIFALIGVWLAIVLYRIFQKDISNRYFILIPDAIGLSAFTTTGAMIAYNADVSFFGIVILATLTGIGGGIISDILLGKIPVVLKDDFYASCAIIGAVAFYISVKSGLDINSSAIICSLSVLMVRVLAILYKWKLPRFS; encoded by the coding sequence ATGAATATGATAGGGCTTATAGCTTTTGCAGTTATGGGCTCTTTTAAGGCTTTAAGAGAAGGTCTTGATTTATTCGGTATCACAGTTCTGGGGGTTTTAACTGCCCTTGGAGGTGGAATAACACGGGATTTACTGGTTAATAAAATACCCAATGCTTTGACCTCCTATTCTGATTTTATTTTTGCCCTTATTGGTGTGTGGCTTGCAATAGTTTTGTATAGGATTTTTCAAAAGGATATAAGCAATCGCTATTTTATACTTATTCCAGATGCAATAGGCTTATCTGCATTTACCACAACAGGGGCAATGATAGCTTATAATGCTGACGTTTCATTCTTTGGTATTGTTATTCTTGCCACTTTAACCGGAATAGGTGGTGGAATTATCAGTGATATCCTTCTTGGTAAAATTCCTGTTGTTTTGAAGGATGATTTTTATGCTTCCTGTGCAATTATCGGAGCTGTTGCATTTTATATCTCTGTAAAATCCGGTCTGGATATAAATAGCTCTGCTATAATCTGTAGCCTATCAGTCCTGATGGTAAGAGTTCTTGCTATACTTTATAAATGGAAATTACCAAGATTTTCTTAA
- the coaBC gene encoding bifunctional phosphopantothenoylcysteine decarboxylase/phosphopantothenate--cysteine ligase CoaBC — translation MILKDKKILVGISGSIAAYKGCELIRALQKKGAEVRACLTPSAKEFIGELTLKALTGYQVLSDWKDGETGLEHISWARWADSFVIAPATATTISKLRTGIADSFLTSVALAYNKPVVIAPAMNTKMYHHPAVQENLKQLKEWGNIVINPAEGELACGEEGEGKLAEIEDIVVGVMYSIFPKYLKGKKVLITAGGTREHFDPIRYISNASSGKMGYELAKIAYTMGAQVKLISAPTCLKKPYGVDKIDVVSAQEMFDTVMENLDWADIIIMNAAVADFRPESYSQQKLKKSRENPVVKLVPNTDILKTIGEKKRKDQILIGFAAESENIIENAKDKLKRKNLDVIIANKLDVFSKDTHQGLIIYKNGFIKEIPPLDKETAAYFILENIFRGEEDGL, via the coding sequence TTGATACTGAAAGATAAAAAAATTCTGGTTGGTATATCAGGTTCTATAGCCGCATATAAAGGTTGTGAGCTTATTAGAGCTCTGCAAAAAAAGGGAGCAGAGGTTAGAGCCTGTTTAACTCCTTCAGCAAAAGAATTTATAGGAGAGCTTACACTAAAAGCACTTACCGGATATCAGGTTTTGTCAGACTGGAAAGATGGAGAAACAGGTCTTGAGCATATTTCCTGGGCAAGATGGGCAGACAGTTTTGTAATAGCTCCTGCAACGGCAACAACGATATCAAAACTGAGAACAGGGATAGCAGATAGCTTTTTAACCTCTGTAGCACTTGCCTACAATAAGCCTGTTGTGATAGCCCCTGCGATGAATACAAAAATGTATCACCATCCTGCTGTGCAGGAAAACCTGAAGCAGCTTAAAGAGTGGGGAAATATTGTAATAAACCCAGCAGAAGGAGAGCTTGCCTGTGGAGAAGAAGGTGAAGGTAAACTGGCAGAGATAGAGGATATAGTTGTTGGAGTTATGTATTCAATTTTCCCTAAATATCTCAAAGGCAAAAAAGTTCTTATTACAGCAGGTGGAACCAGAGAGCATTTTGACCCGATACGGTATATATCCAATGCATCTTCAGGGAAAATGGGTTATGAACTGGCAAAGATAGCATATACAATGGGAGCACAGGTTAAACTGATTTCTGCTCCAACATGCTTAAAGAAACCTTATGGTGTTGATAAAATAGATGTGGTATCTGCTCAGGAAATGTTTGATACAGTTATGGAAAATTTAGACTGGGCAGATATCATCATAATGAACGCAGCTGTGGCTGATTTTCGTCCAGAAAGTTATAGCCAGCAGAAACTAAAAAAATCAAGGGAAAATCCTGTGGTTAAATTAGTTCCAAATACGGATATACTAAAAACCATAGGAGAGAAAAAAAGAAAAGACCAGATACTTATAGGATTTGCTGCAGAAAGCGAAAATATAATTGAAAATGCAAAGGATAAACTGAAGAGGAAGAATTTAGATGTGATAATTGCAAATAAGCTGGATGTATTTAGTAAAGACACACACCAGGGCTTGATAATTTACAAAAATGGCTTTATAAAAGAAATACCACCTTTAGACAAGGAAACTGCTGCATATTTTATTCTTGAAAATATTTTCAGGGGTGAGGAAGATGGACTTTAA
- a CDS encoding cation:proton antiporter regulatory subunit, with product MDFKESDLPGIGKKFSLVTQAGDKLTVIMHITGKREIFVFEPDDFDEPSCDVVLNEDEANQLGSILMGAYYRPEQEREKEVLIENLAIEWVKVPPNSPLAGKSIKEADIRRKAGVTVIAIIKKDETIVNPRPEEVISAGDTIVVVGTREQVENFMREFQINA from the coding sequence ATGGACTTTAAAGAGAGTGATTTACCAGGAATTGGTAAAAAATTTTCTTTGGTTACACAGGCAGGAGATAAGCTCACTGTTATAATGCACATAACAGGTAAAAGGGAAATATTTGTATTTGAACCAGACGATTTTGATGAACCTTCCTGTGATGTTGTTCTGAATGAGGATGAAGCAAATCAGCTTGGTTCCATATTGATGGGTGCCTACTACCGTCCAGAACAGGAAAGAGAAAAAGAGGTTCTTATTGAAAATCTGGCTATAGAATGGGTTAAAGTTCCTCCTAACTCTCCTCTTGCAGGCAAAAGTATAAAGGAAGCAGACATAAGAAGAAAAGCTGGTGTGACTGTTATAGCTATAATTAAAAAAGATGAAACTATTGTAAATCCACGACCGGAAGAAGTTATCTCAGCTGGAGATACGATTGTTGTTGTGGGAACCAGAGAACAGGTGGAGAATTTTATGAGGGAGTTCCAGATAAATGCATAA
- a CDS encoding cation:proton antiporter yields the protein MHNGELPFLMLFGFLNLALFIAGVLGKFTKFPPVLFYILAGIILGRFIHAEHAIEIFSEIGIVLLFFYLGLEFNIDRAISTAKRIWSVGLLDLFFNFFIVFGLMLFLGFDLFTAILTGGVAYASSSAITTKIIVDNHRIANPETELILGLMVFEDIVAPVLLAVIAAMSSGSDFSVVSLGLIFVKIAAVFGISIAVAYFFKDKIAQFIDRFVNEDIFTLFSLGGLIFFAGFTQFLGLSEALGAFLMGMIVSESGKSHEIEKVMYSIRDLAVAIFFFLFGAGIQFSGSFSQKMIIALIILIIISIIGKFLTGFLGGLIYGLSKRKALETGFSIINRGEFSVVMSKFSPTVMIPFIGIYVFIMAFVGILFAQYAPQLANLIIPKKKKKKKKKKIIDEALLD from the coding sequence ATGCATAACGGGGAACTTCCTTTTTTAATGCTGTTTGGCTTTTTAAATTTAGCGTTATTCATTGCTGGAGTTTTAGGAAAATTTACAAAGTTTCCACCGGTTCTATTCTATATACTGGCAGGTATTATTTTAGGCAGATTTATCCATGCAGAACATGCTATAGAGATATTCAGTGAAATAGGTATTGTTCTATTATTCTTCTATCTTGGTCTGGAATTCAATATAGATAGAGCCATATCCACAGCCAAAAGAATTTGGTCAGTAGGATTACTGGATTTATTCTTTAATTTCTTTATTGTATTTGGACTTATGTTATTTCTGGGATTTGACCTGTTTACAGCAATTTTAACAGGTGGAGTAGCTTATGCTTCTTCCTCTGCAATAACAACAAAAATTATAGTTGATAACCACAGGATAGCAAACCCCGAAACAGAGCTTATTCTGGGCTTGATGGTTTTTGAAGACATTGTTGCTCCGGTTCTTCTTGCTGTTATTGCTGCAATGTCCTCTGGAAGTGATTTTTCGGTGGTATCACTTGGACTTATATTTGTTAAAATCGCTGCTGTTTTTGGAATTTCCATTGCAGTTGCCTATTTCTTTAAAGACAAAATTGCCCAGTTTATAGACAGATTTGTAAATGAAGATATCTTTACCCTGTTTTCCCTTGGAGGACTGATTTTCTTTGCAGGATTTACCCAGTTTTTAGGGCTTTCTGAAGCTCTTGGGGCATTTCTGATGGGAATGATAGTTTCTGAAAGTGGAAAGTCCCATGAAATAGAAAAGGTTATGTACTCAATAAGGGATTTAGCTGTTGCTATATTCTTCTTCCTGTTTGGTGCAGGTATCCAGTTTAGCGGTAGTTTCTCTCAAAAAATGATAATTGCTCTAATAATTCTGATAATAATTTCCATAATAGGAAAATTCCTTACTGGATTTTTAGGTGGTCTAATCTATGGACTTTCAAAAAGAAAGGCTCTGGAAACAGGATTTTCTATAATCAACCGTGGTGAATTCTCTGTGGTTATGTCTAAATTCTCACCAACGGTTATGATACCTTTTATAGGTATTTATGTTTTCATAATGGCATTTGTAGGAATTCTGTTTGCCCAGTATGCACCACAGCTTGCTAATCTCATAATACCTAAGAAGAAAAAGAAGAAGAAAAAGAAAAAAATTATAGACGAGGCTTTGCTTGATTAA
- the epmA gene encoding elongation factor P--(R)-beta-lysine ligase — translation MINLIKSRAAVIKAIRDYFAKTGSTEVETPVLNIYPNLDPHIYPVELKVENSEGKQITAYLHTSPEYNMKKILAVYKKDIHQITHVFRNYEGSSKHTIEFLMLEWYRVGYDLDMLMEDTKRIFMETSKTLYNSYQIEYKGKKYNLENWKKITVDEAFYKYTGIYPDQKEKLYQFLKSSPITHGNLKEEDYETNFFLVYSFYVEPHLGKEKPTFIYDYPPEFSALAKIINGKGKRFEAYIGGLELVNGYYELTDPVELGERLKKEAKNHKIDTAFIKTAEKMPECSGASLGIDRLLMVLLNKENIKQVQVLNWI, via the coding sequence TTGATTAATTTAATAAAAAGCAGGGCAGCCGTTATCAAAGCTATAAGGGATTATTTTGCAAAAACAGGTTCAACAGAAGTTGAAACACCTGTTTTAAATATTTATCCCAACCTTGACCCACATATATACCCTGTTGAACTAAAAGTAGAAAACTCAGAAGGAAAGCAGATAACAGCCTATCTTCATACTTCTCCTGAATATAATATGAAAAAAATTCTTGCAGTTTACAAAAAAGATATACACCAGATAACCCATGTTTTCAGGAATTATGAAGGCTCTTCCAAACACACAATAGAATTTTTAATGCTTGAGTGGTATAGGGTAGGCTATGACCTTGATATGCTTATGGAAGATACTAAAAGGATTTTTATGGAAACATCAAAAACCCTTTATAACAGCTATCAAATTGAATACAAAGGGAAAAAATACAATTTGGAAAACTGGAAAAAAATAACCGTTGATGAGGCCTTTTATAAATATACCGGTATATATCCAGACCAGAAAGAAAAACTGTATCAATTTTTAAAAAGTTCTCCTATAACACATGGCAATCTAAAGGAAGAAGATTATGAAACAAATTTCTTTTTAGTATATTCCTTTTATGTTGAACCACATCTGGGGAAAGAAAAACCAACTTTTATATATGACTATCCTCCTGAATTTTCAGCTTTAGCAAAAATAATAAACGGAAAGGGCAAAAGATTTGAGGCTTATATTGGTGGACTTGAGCTTGTAAATGGATATTATGAACTTACAGACCCCGTAGAGCTTGGAGAAAGATTAAAAAAAGAAGCAAAAAACCACAAAATAGATACAGCTTTTATAAAAACTGCCGAAAAAATGCCAGAGTGTAGCGGAGCATCACTTGGAATTGACAGGTTACTGATGGTTTTGTTAAATAAAGAAAATATTAAGCAGGTACAGGTCTTAAATTGGATATAG